In Lysobacter lycopersici, a genomic segment contains:
- a CDS encoding hypervirulence associated TUDOR domain-containing protein has translation MAGFKVGDHVGWNSEAGHVSGRIIKVHTRDFDYKGHRHHASPEKPQYEIRSDKTDHVAAHYGATLTKLDD, from the coding sequence ATGGCGGGATTCAAGGTGGGCGACCACGTCGGCTGGAATTCGGAGGCCGGGCATGTCAGCGGACGCATCATCAAGGTGCACACCCGCGATTTCGACTACAAGGGCCACCGGCATCACGCCTCGCCGGAGAAGCCGCAGTACGAGATCAGGAGCGACAAGACCGACCACGTGGCCGCGCATTACGGCGCGACGCTGACGAAACTGGACGATTAG